A part of Myxococcales bacterium genomic DNA contains:
- a CDS encoding bifunctional riboflavin kinase/FAD synthetase, whose amino-acid sequence MAPAAPTDGRFALRARRIVGPPAPAAQPDPWPERSVVVIGNFDGVHRGHQSVLAEARRLASAQGLATVVLTFDPHPAVALGREPPPCLTAMPRRGALLLAEADRVAVREFDHAFAQTSPREFAEGLLVQTLGARVVVVGQNFRFGHARAGDLDMLRRFGEAMGFEAVAHPLAEDALGRFSSSRARQAAIGGDTRTIHELLGRPHSFAGLVVTGAQRGRSLGFPTANIAGAVEIVPPRGVYAVRVLGIESQEGSLAEEASVLGFGVFNRGVRPTVADGLRESLEVHVLDFEGDLYGRRLRIEILERLRDEMRFDGLDALKAQIARDVALARTLFERPRPG is encoded by the coding sequence ATGGCTCCCGCAGCCCCCACGGACGGACGTTTTGCCCTTCGAGCGCGCCGCATCGTCGGCCCGCCCGCGCCGGCGGCCCAGCCCGACCCATGGCCTGAGCGATCCGTCGTGGTCATCGGCAACTTCGACGGCGTCCATCGCGGTCATCAATCGGTCTTGGCAGAAGCTCGCCGGCTCGCTTCCGCGCAGGGCCTTGCGACGGTGGTCCTCACCTTCGATCCGCATCCCGCCGTCGCGCTCGGACGCGAGCCGCCTCCCTGCCTCACGGCCATGCCGCGCCGCGGTGCCCTCCTGCTCGCGGAGGCTGACCGCGTGGCCGTGCGTGAGTTCGATCACGCGTTTGCGCAGACGAGCCCGCGCGAGTTCGCCGAAGGCCTCTTGGTCCAAACGCTCGGCGCGAGAGTCGTCGTCGTGGGTCAGAACTTTCGTTTCGGTCACGCGCGCGCCGGCGACCTCGACATGTTGCGCAGGTTCGGCGAAGCGATGGGCTTCGAAGCGGTGGCGCACCCCCTCGCAGAAGACGCGCTCGGCCGCTTCTCGAGCTCCCGCGCGCGGCAAGCGGCCATCGGCGGAGACACGCGCACGATTCACGAGCTGCTCGGGCGCCCTCACTCCTTCGCGGGCCTCGTCGTCACGGGCGCGCAGCGCGGACGCTCGCTCGGCTTTCCGACGGCCAACATCGCGGGAGCCGTCGAGATCGTGCCGCCGCGGGGCGTGTACGCCGTGCGCGTCCTCGGCATCGAGAGCCAAGAAGGCTCCCTCGCGGAAGAGGCGAGCGTGCTCGGCTTCGGCGTGTTCAATCGCGGCGTGAGACCGACCGTCGCCGACGGCCTCCGCGAGAGCCTCGAGGTGCACGTCCTCGATTTCGAAGGCGACCTCTACGGCCGGCGCCTGCGCATCGAGATCCTGGAGCGGCTACGAGACGAGATGCGCTTCGACGGCCTCGACGCGCTCAAGGCGCAGATTGCACGCGACGTCGCTCTGGCGCGGACGCTCTTCGAGCGGCCTCGGCCCGGCTAG
- a CDS encoding LysR family transcriptional regulator gives MHQPHLSGVDLNLLLVLGALLDDAHVTRAGRRLGLSQSATSHALARLRDRLADPLFVRSGRRLLPTPRAEALREPLRDALERLGQVLAPPATIDAKTLRRTFTISAADYTQLVLLPGLTRLLAEEAPAVDLWVREGGQDAIRGRLLGGETDVAITPDATPPPGIRSERLFRERFVVIVRKGHPLVKKTLPLALYASLPHAFIAPGGTRGGVVDEALAERGLTRRVAVAVPNFLVVPHLVASSDLIATVGARVAERAATHLPLRVLAPPLKVRDFEMRLLWHQRYDRDGAHELLRSLVRRAAADL, from the coding sequence ATGCACCAGCCGCATCTCTCGGGCGTCGACCTAAATCTCCTGCTGGTGCTGGGCGCGCTCCTCGACGACGCTCACGTTACGCGCGCCGGCCGCCGGCTCGGTCTATCCCAGTCCGCGACGAGCCACGCGCTGGCTCGGCTGCGCGATCGACTCGCCGATCCTCTCTTCGTACGGTCCGGTCGCCGACTCCTGCCGACGCCCCGTGCCGAGGCACTTCGTGAGCCGCTACGCGACGCGCTAGAGCGGCTCGGTCAGGTGCTCGCGCCACCGGCGACCATCGACGCGAAGACGTTGCGACGAACGTTCACCATAAGCGCCGCCGACTACACGCAGCTCGTCCTGCTCCCAGGGCTCACGCGCCTGTTGGCCGAAGAAGCGCCGGCGGTAGACCTTTGGGTCCGTGAGGGTGGCCAGGACGCGATTCGGGGCCGGCTCCTTGGCGGCGAGACCGACGTCGCCATCACCCCGGACGCGACGCCGCCGCCGGGCATTCGTTCCGAGCGCCTCTTTCGTGAGCGCTTCGTGGTCATCGTTCGCAAAGGTCACCCGCTGGTGAAGAAGACGTTGCCCCTCGCGCTCTACGCGTCGTTACCCCACGCGTTTATCGCTCCCGGCGGTACGCGGGGCGGCGTCGTCGACGAAGCGCTCGCCGAAAGAGGCCTCACGCGTCGCGTGGCCGTGGCGGTGCCGAACTTCCTCGTCGTGCCGCACCTCGTCGCATCGTCAGACCTCATCGCGACGGTCGGCGCGCGCGTGGCGGAGCGAGCCGCGACGCACTTGCCACTTCGGGTCCTTGCGCCGCCGCTCAAGGTTCGCGACTTCGAGATGCGCCTCTTGTGGCATCAGCGCTACGACCGAGACGGCGCCCACGAGCTCTTGCGTTCGCTCGTCCGACGCGCCGCAGCGGACCTCTAG
- a CDS encoding NmrA family NAD(P)-binding protein, whose product MIVVTGVTGNTGNVTADRLLARGEKVRVVVRDAKKGASFAARGAEVAVADLGDRAALAAALRGADSAYLLLPPNLAAASFRGYQRDTVKAMAAAVADANLPHAVLLSSVGAELEGGTGPIVGLHEAEEELGRVPGLSLASLRAAYFMENLGASLGALAQDVLPSFLPASFPIAMVATKDIGELAATLLVERARGVTNLGSPFSMNDAAAALSTLTGRTIQVAEAPLAAMADTLAGYGMPKEIATLYQEMTQGMAQGRIRFDTAHRTLAGRTGLLEVLRGLMPQASERADAS is encoded by the coding sequence ATGATCGTCGTTACAGGCGTTACGGGAAACACAGGCAACGTCACCGCTGACCGCCTCCTCGCGCGGGGCGAAAAGGTTCGCGTCGTGGTGCGCGACGCGAAGAAGGGGGCGAGCTTCGCCGCGCGCGGCGCGGAGGTGGCGGTCGCTGACCTTGGTGATCGCGCGGCCCTTGCGGCGGCGCTCCGCGGCGCCGACTCGGCGTATCTGCTCTTGCCGCCGAACCTCGCGGCGGCCTCTTTTCGCGGCTACCAGCGCGATACCGTGAAGGCCATGGCGGCGGCCGTGGCGGACGCCAACCTCCCGCACGCCGTGCTCTTGTCGTCTGTGGGCGCCGAGCTCGAGGGCGGCACGGGACCCATCGTCGGCTTGCACGAGGCGGAGGAAGAGCTCGGTCGGGTGCCAGGCCTCTCGCTCGCGTCGCTCAGGGCGGCCTACTTCATGGAGAACCTCGGCGCTTCGCTCGGCGCGCTCGCGCAAGATGTCCTGCCGAGCTTTCTCCCTGCGTCCTTCCCGATTGCGATGGTCGCCACCAAGGACATCGGAGAGCTGGCGGCCACGCTCCTCGTTGAACGCGCGAGGGGGGTCACCAACCTCGGCTCCCCGTTCTCCATGAACGACGCGGCCGCGGCGCTCTCTACACTGACAGGGCGAACGATCCAGGTCGCCGAAGCGCCTCTCGCCGCCATGGCCGACACCCTCGCCGGCTACGGCATGCCCAAGGAGATCGCGACCCTGTACCAGGAGATGACCCAGGGCATGGCCCAGGGGCGCATCCGCTTCGACACCGCGCATCGGACGCTCGCGGGCCGCACGGGCCTCCTGGAGGTCTTGCGCGGCCTCATGCCGCAGGCGAGTGAGCGAGCAGACGCGAGCTAG
- a CDS encoding DUF4912 domain-containing protein encodes MNRDELEALDRDTLIRHAEASGVPRARVLTRPELVDELLLRQGNPTDPRTRAARGLFGRARDLLARVIERGLHLPDAAEMVRATPKAYAPPPASTAAVPTVTLAEIYAAQGHKDRAMDTLRRVLEGEPEHAAARSLLTSLEGKDLPPPILPPEQDEPALGASEGTSEGASQGLRVDVAESDPNKPFLLDDEPLPHRYDVDECVAIPVDPTTMFVYWEMRESTRAHLQKTRPGGHITLRALVVVATWDGPRVEVRDFPVNAPLGDWFIRELPRGAVVRAAVGWQLGGAFVPSAHSPALETLVKDPSPLVAQELVRWTPEGVEPLGEGHGELPLVQRAMAAATARLRRESAEAFALRAAGLPAPGRGADGLAAGVGVSSMAALGVGISSMDASRRFESSSA; translated from the coding sequence ATGAATCGAGACGAGCTCGAGGCGCTGGACCGGGACACCCTGATACGGCACGCGGAGGCTTCCGGCGTGCCCCGAGCGCGCGTCCTCACCAGGCCCGAGCTCGTCGACGAGTTGCTCCTGCGTCAGGGAAATCCGACGGACCCGCGCACGCGAGCCGCGAGGGGGCTGTTCGGGCGCGCCCGCGATCTTTTGGCGCGTGTCATCGAGCGCGGGCTCCACTTGCCCGACGCGGCGGAGATGGTTCGCGCGACGCCGAAGGCCTACGCGCCTCCGCCTGCGTCCACGGCGGCCGTTCCCACGGTGACGCTCGCTGAAATCTATGCGGCGCAGGGGCACAAGGACCGCGCGATGGATACGCTCCGTCGCGTGCTCGAAGGCGAGCCGGAGCACGCCGCCGCGCGCTCGCTGCTCACCTCGCTCGAGGGAAAGGACCTTCCTCCGCCGATCTTGCCGCCAGAGCAAGATGAGCCGGCTCTCGGTGCGTCGGAGGGCACATCGGAGGGTGCGTCGCAGGGCCTTCGCGTCGACGTCGCCGAAAGCGACCCGAACAAGCCGTTCTTGCTCGACGACGAGCCGCTCCCGCATCGTTATGACGTCGACGAGTGCGTAGCCATTCCCGTCGACCCGACCACCATGTTTGTCTACTGGGAGATGCGCGAGTCCACCCGCGCGCACCTCCAAAAGACGCGCCCCGGCGGCCACATCACGCTGCGTGCGCTGGTCGTCGTGGCCACGTGGGACGGCCCCCGCGTCGAGGTGCGGGATTTTCCCGTCAACGCCCCGCTCGGCGACTGGTTCATCCGCGAGTTGCCGCGCGGCGCCGTGGTTCGCGCGGCCGTCGGCTGGCAGCTTGGCGGCGCCTTCGTTCCCAGCGCCCATTCGCCGGCCCTCGAGACCTTGGTGAAAGACCCGTCGCCGCTCGTCGCGCAAGAGCTCGTGCGTTGGACGCCCGAGGGCGTAGAGCCGCTCGGTGAGGGCCATGGCGAGCTCCCTCTCGTGCAGCGCGCGATGGCTGCCGCGACGGCGCGCCTCCGCCGCGAGAGCGCCGAGGCCTTCGCGCTGCGCGCCGCTGGCTTGCCGGCGCCCGGTCGCGGCGCCGATGGCCTCGCCGCTGGCGTTGGCGTCTCGTCGATGGCCGCGCTGGGCGTCGGCATAAGCTCGATGGATGCCTCGCGCCGCTTCGAGTCGAGTTCGGCGTGA
- a CDS encoding acyl-CoA dehydrogenase family protein, which produces MPESLLKAFFLGEVPDALLFPYPELAPQEAARVHSLIESTRKYFKSQVDSAAIDRQAHIPPEVLRGLGDLGLFGLLVPKAYGGSGLTLSGFARVIEELSGLDASVAVVVGAHQSIGLMGLLTSGTEAQKAAFLPALARGEKIAAFALSELGAGSDAASIRTRAERVPGGYRITGTKAWTTNGSVADVLVVFARTGPEHDGKRPRIIALIVERGAGGVTVGEDAPKLGIRGVSTPALAFDGTFVPDANVLGDPTRGFKVAMEVLNVGRITLAAGCVGAAKHAIKLAVARAGERRAFGRSIGEFGLIKDKIATMMADTFALESATYLTAHLVDAGVKDVGIEAAACKIMGSETLWRVVGETLQVAAGIGYMQEHAYERMLRDSRIQLVLQGTSEILRSYIALSGLEGPRDQLQGMKRALKAPVRGIGALSDFAFKRARDALGRERLGKAHPVLAREAALIDGYVLELSRAAERALLKHGKHIAEMQFTQRRLSEMAMDLYALTAVVARTSRVIERRGVEGSRRERDLTSIFATTVERRLALNVAAFAMNDDELRKSVASRAYDDGGYALDIL; this is translated from the coding sequence ATGCCCGAGTCGCTCCTCAAAGCGTTCTTCCTCGGCGAGGTGCCGGACGCGCTGCTGTTTCCCTACCCGGAGCTCGCGCCGCAAGAGGCCGCGCGGGTGCATTCGCTCATCGAGAGCACCCGGAAGTACTTCAAAAGCCAGGTCGACTCGGCCGCCATCGACCGGCAAGCCCACATCCCTCCGGAGGTCTTGAGGGGCCTCGGTGACCTCGGCCTCTTTGGGTTGTTGGTGCCCAAGGCCTACGGGGGCTCGGGGCTCACGCTCAGCGGGTTCGCCCGCGTCATTGAGGAGCTCTCCGGATTGGACGCCTCGGTGGCCGTCGTGGTGGGGGCGCACCAATCGATCGGTCTGATGGGCCTTCTGACCTCCGGCACGGAGGCGCAAAAGGCAGCCTTCCTACCGGCCCTGGCGCGCGGCGAGAAAATCGCCGCGTTTGCGCTGAGCGAGCTCGGCGCCGGAAGTGACGCCGCGAGCATTCGCACGCGCGCCGAGCGCGTCCCCGGCGGTTACCGCATCACCGGCACCAAGGCGTGGACCACGAACGGCAGCGTCGCCGACGTGCTCGTCGTTTTTGCACGCACCGGCCCCGAGCACGACGGCAAGCGGCCGCGCATCATCGCGCTGATCGTCGAGCGCGGGGCCGGCGGTGTCACCGTCGGGGAAGACGCCCCTAAGCTCGGGATCCGCGGCGTCTCGACGCCGGCGCTTGCCTTCGACGGCACCTTCGTTCCCGACGCCAACGTCCTCGGCGACCCCACGCGCGGCTTCAAAGTCGCGATGGAGGTGCTCAACGTCGGGCGCATCACGCTCGCCGCCGGCTGCGTGGGCGCCGCCAAACACGCCATCAAGCTTGCCGTCGCGCGAGCCGGCGAGCGGCGCGCCTTCGGGCGATCCATCGGCGAGTTTGGGCTCATCAAAGACAAAATCGCCACGATGATGGCCGACACGTTCGCGCTCGAGAGCGCGACCTACCTGACGGCGCACCTCGTCGATGCGGGCGTCAAGGACGTGGGCATCGAGGCCGCCGCGTGCAAGATCATGGGCTCCGAGACGCTCTGGCGCGTCGTCGGCGAGACGCTCCAGGTCGCCGCAGGCATCGGCTACATGCAGGAGCACGCCTACGAGCGCATGCTGCGCGACTCGCGCATCCAACTCGTCTTGCAGGGCACCAGTGAGATCCTTCGCTCGTACATCGCTCTTTCGGGCCTTGAAGGGCCACGAGACCAGCTTCAAGGTATGAAGCGCGCGCTCAAGGCGCCGGTGCGCGGCATCGGCGCCCTCAGCGACTTCGCCTTCAAGCGAGCTCGTGACGCCCTCGGCCGGGAGCGCTTGGGCAAGGCGCACCCCGTCTTGGCACGGGAGGCGGCCCTCATCGACGGCTACGTCCTCGAGCTGTCGCGGGCCGCGGAGCGAGCGCTGCTCAAGCATGGCAAACACATCGCTGAGATGCAGTTCACGCAGCGGCGCCTCTCGGAGATGGCCATGGACCTCTACGCGCTCACCGCCGTCGTGGCTCGCACCTCGCGCGTCATCGAGCGGCGCGGCGTAGAGGGCTCGCGCCGGGAGCGTGATCTCACGAGCATCTTCGCGACGACCGTCGAGCGACGTCTGGCCCTCAACGTCGCGGCCTTCGCCATGAACGACGACGAGCTCCGCAAGTCCGTGGCGAGTCGCGCCTACGACGACGGCGGCTACGCCTTGGACATTCTGTAG
- the folP gene encoding dihydropteroate synthase, which translates to MGVCNVTPDSFSDGGAAFAEADACAVIDRLVAEGADVIDIGGESTRPGAATVSDDEQLRRVLPAVRYACARSAVVSIDTQSPAVAEACLAAGAHVVNDVSCLRDHDLASVVARTGAAYVLMHARGKQEDMRGFGGVPNDAYGDVVADVLTEWRAAASVATSLGVDARGIVFDPGLGFAKNAVHSATLLARVDELVRGAGHPVLVGASRKSFLTLADKGAAPLERVGASVAAALAAVAKGATLLRVHDVRATRQALDLGRRLATLQVPNDSTATARSLTGRELS; encoded by the coding sequence ATGGGCGTGTGCAACGTCACGCCTGACTCCTTCAGCGACGGCGGCGCGGCTTTCGCCGAGGCTGACGCTTGCGCCGTCATCGATCGCCTCGTGGCGGAGGGCGCCGACGTGATCGACATCGGCGGCGAGTCGACTCGTCCTGGCGCGGCTACCGTTTCCGACGACGAGCAGCTGCGGCGCGTTCTTCCTGCCGTTCGCTACGCGTGCGCGCGGTCGGCCGTTGTCTCCATCGACACGCAGAGCCCCGCCGTGGCCGAGGCTTGTCTCGCCGCCGGCGCCCACGTGGTCAACGACGTCTCCTGCCTTCGCGATCACGACCTCGCCAGCGTGGTCGCCCGCACCGGCGCGGCCTACGTGCTCATGCACGCGCGCGGCAAACAAGAAGACATGCGTGGCTTCGGGGGCGTGCCCAACGACGCCTACGGGGACGTCGTCGCCGATGTGCTGACCGAGTGGCGAGCCGCCGCTTCCGTAGCCACGAGCCTCGGCGTCGACGCGCGCGGCATCGTCTTCGACCCGGGCCTCGGCTTCGCCAAGAACGCCGTGCACTCGGCGACGCTCTTGGCTCGCGTGGACGAGCTGGTCCGCGGCGCTGGGCACCCCGTCCTCGTAGGGGCGAGTCGCAAGTCTTTTCTAACGCTCGCCGACAAGGGTGCCGCTCCGCTCGAGCGCGTCGGCGCGTCGGTCGCAGCAGCGCTCGCCGCCGTCGCGAAGGGCGCCACGCTCCTTCGTGTCCACGACGTCCGCGCGACGCGTCAAGCGCTCGATCTCGGGCGCCGACTCGCGACGCTGCAGGTGCCGAACGATTCGACAGCGACGGCGCGCTCTCTTACCGGAAGGGAGCTCTCGTGA